CAACGTGCCCCGACTTAAAGAGCGGCGCCGAGGCGGTAAGGACGATATTTCCCGTCTTGGCCGAGAGCCCTACCGCGACCGCCTCTATATCGGCCCCGTGCCCGCGCCAGGGGCCGTTCTTAAAGGCGAAATCCGCCAGCACCCAGTTCGTGTCATTGACGCGGTACAACTCACGCGGCCTGTGATTCTTATGCACGATATAAAGCACGTCCGCCGACTGCGTGAACGACAGCCCGTCGATATCGGCCGCCGAATAGGGCGTCGCCACCTCGTACGGCTCCGACCCCGACTGGATCTGCCTTCCGTCGCGGTAAAAGCGCACATACCTGTCGCCGAACTCCAGCACATACGTCTGATCTATCGAATACTCGAACTCCACCAGCCGGCACTTCCCCTTAGCCTTGGCCACGAACCTCATCCCCGCGCGCTTAGTGATCCCGCCGTGCGGATGTATCACGAAATTCTCGCATCTCCGCAGCCCGGCGGCGTACTTCGCTAAGTCCGGCCGTCCGAAAAGCGCCGGAGAAATCTCGCCCGAAGCGAAAGAAGTCTGCAAAGTGCGTATGCTCATCCCCTGCCCCTCACATACTCATCCGCCCAATCGTCGCCCATATCCGCCGGAACCGCTTCATTCGCGTCGTTCCACGCCGCGCGCTGCACCGCCTCGTTATAAAACCTCGCCAGATGCTCGCGCATATTCACGTCGCCGCCCTGCAGCGAGACGCATATCTCCATAGCCAGCCGGTATGCCAGAGCCTCCGCGAAGAGGTCCGGCATAAAAGGCGGTATCGCGCTTGAGCGGAACTCCGCGTAAGCCCGATAGAGATCCGTCGCGACCGCCGCTTCGAACACGCCCTTGCGCGCCTCCACCGTCAACATCCTGAAAGGGGCGTTCCCCGCCTCCTCGTTGAACACCCGGCAGAGCACGGCGCAGTCCTGCGGCGGCGTATAAAGATACTTCCACCCCGGCACAGAGACATCCATCTGTTCCAGCGTGCATATCCTGACCGTCCAGCTCCACGGATGCGCCGCCAGCAGAGAACGGAAAGCCGGCAGATAGACTCTTTTGCAGACCGCCGCCTCGGCGCTCTTCTCATCCATCGAACTTATGCCGCGCGAGCAGCCGCAGAGAATCAAAGCCCTGTTGCAAACTTCGGTCTCTCCCACACCCGTCCCTCCTTTCCGTTATAAAAAAGGCGGGGCTTTCGGCCCCGCCTTCAACAACGCTTTTATCTTTCGCTATTTTCGCGTGCTCACGTCGATGCGCGGGGGCACGGTCTTAGGGCTCGGCCTGCCGACGGGCCCGATCCCGTTGTCCATCAGCCAGCGCGCCTGGAGCCTGCGCCCCTCGCGCTTCGCCTCCGAAACATCCTCCCAGCCCTCATAACAGTCGCCGTAGGGATTGACGGAGGCTCCGTTCTTCACGGCCGCCGCCCCCGCCTCGTGCAGCAGCTTCGCGAAGGTCTCCACATTCCATTCGCTCACGGCCTACAGATCCTCATAAGAGTGATGGTCTCCCTCTACAAGGAACATATCCACCTTGCCCGCCGTAAAAGTCCCCGTCACGTCGATATACCCGCGCAGATACCTCTTGCAGCCGCGCGGGACGCGCACCGCGAAGAGCTTCTTCCCGGCCGTGAGCTCCGCCAGCGTGACTTCGTCGCTCCTGTAAAGCGCCTTCTTCGTCGAAAAATCGCTTGCGTCCGAAGTTTCAAGCGAAAACACCGCCGAAGTCCCGCCGGCTCCGGCGGCGGAGCAGACGCCGACGAAATACATCTCGTCGCCTATCGCGTCGCCGCCCTTCACGAGATCTATGACGTCCGTCGCCGCGTCTCCTCCGGAGAGCTCCTTACCCTCGCAGAAAATAAGATCCTTCTCAAGTATCATCTTTTCTTACCTCCTTAAGCTACCGCCGCTTCGTTGTTCTTGATGGTGTCCACCTGGCGGATGGGCACGCCCCAGAACGAAGTGACCGGCTTGCCGCCCACCTCGTCCACCTTCAGCGCCAGCGTCGAGCGGTTCGCCGCCTGTAAATTCAGCGCCGTCATCACCGTGCGGTTGCAATAGATGACCCGCCTGCCCATATCGGCCTTCGGGAACTTGCCGAACGCCGTAATAAGCAGGTTGATGAGATCCGCGCCGGCGTAGCCCGACGAGCCGGAGCCCGCGAGATCCGATACGTCGATATTGGCGATGCGCACGCCGTAGCGCCAGTCGCGCACGCAGAAGCCCATATCCCACTTATAATGCGTCAC
Above is a genomic segment from Synergistes jonesii containing:
- a CDS encoding Bbp16 family capsid cement protein yields the protein MILEKDLIFCEGKELSGGDAATDVIDLVKGGDAIGDEMYFVGVCSAAGAGGTSAVFSLETSDASDFSTKKALYRSDEVTLAELTAGKKLFAVRVPRGCKRYLRGYIDVTGTFTAGKVDMFLVEGDHHSYEDL